Proteins from a genomic interval of Hemicordylus capensis ecotype Gifberg chromosome 14, rHemCap1.1.pri, whole genome shotgun sequence:
- the LOC128337661 gene encoding zinc finger protein 84-like: MNARKKPHKCLECGKSFSTSGELTIHHRTHTGEKPYKCLECGKSFSQRTHLIVHHRTHTGEKPHKCLECGKSFSTSTQLIIHHRTHTGEKPHKCLECGKSFSRRAKLTVHYRTHTGEKPHKCLECGKSFSQRAHYIIHHRTHTAEQPHKCLECGKSFSQRAHLIVHHRTHTGEKPHKCLECGKSFSQSSNLIVHHRTHTGEKPHKCLECGKSFSTSARLIVHHTTHTGEKPHKCLECGKSFSTSGEFTIHHRTHTGEKPHKCLECGKTFSRRAHLILHHRTHTGEKPHKCLECGKRFSRIGNLTIHHRTHTGEKPHKCLECGKSFSTSSNLIVHHRTHTGEKPHKCPECGKSFSTSGELIVHHRTHTGEKPHKCWECGQSFRTSGELTVHHRTHTGEKPHKCLECGKSFSKSSDLIVHHRTHTGEKPHKCLECGKSFRTRPQLTIHHRTHTGEKPYKCLECGKSFSQRGNLIVHHKTH; the protein is encoded by the coding sequence ATGAATGCAAggaagaaaccacataaatgcctggaatgtggaaagagcttcagcacgagtggagaacttactatacaccacagaacccacactggggagaaaccatataaatgcctggagtgtgggaaaagcttcagccagagaacacatcttattgtacaccatagaacccacactggggagaaaccacataaatgcctggagtgtggaaagagcttcagcacaagtacaCAACTTAttatacaccacagaacccacactggggagaaaccacataaatgcctggagtgtggaaagagcttcagccggagagCAAAACTTACTGTAcactatagaacccacactggggagaaaccacataaatgcctggagtgtggaaagagcttcagtcagagagcACATTatattatacaccatagaacccacactgcggagcaaccacataaatgcttagagtgtggaaagagcttcagtcagagagcacatcttattgtacaccatagaacccacactggggagaaaccacataaatgccttgagtgtggaaagagcttcagccagagctcaaatcttattgtacaccacagaacccacactggggagaagccacacaaatgcctagagtgtggaaagagcttcagcacaagtgcacgtcttattgtacaccatacaacccacactggggagaagccacacaaatgcctagagtgtggaaagagcttcagcacaagtggagaatttactatacaccacagaacccacactggggaaaaaccacataaatgcctggagtgtggaaagaccttTAGCCGGAGAGCACATCTGATtctacaccatagaacccacactggggagaagccacataaatgcctggagtgtggaaagagattcagcaGAATTGGAAATCttactatacaccatagaacccatactggagaaaaaccacataaatgcttggagtgtggaaagagcttcagcacaagttcaaatcttattgtacaccacagaacccacactggggagaaaccacataaatgcccagagtgtggaaagagcttcagcacgagtggagaacttattgtacaccacagaacccacactggggagaaaccacataaatgctgggagtgtggacagAGCTTCCGCACGAGTGGAGAACTTACTGtccaccacagaacccacactggggagaaaccacataaatgcctggagtgtggaaagagcttcagcaaaaGTTCAGatcttattgtacaccatagaacccacactggggagaaaccacataaatgcctggagtgtggaaagagcttcagaacgAGACCACAACttactatacaccatagaacccacactggagagaaaccatataaatgcctggagtgtggaaagagcttcagccagagaggaaatcttattgtacaccataaaacccactag